In Streptomyces violaceusniger Tu 4113, one DNA window encodes the following:
- a CDS encoding DUF2752 domain-containing protein yields the protein MSEPSPTAPAPVARRLVAPFGVLAGVLAAFGYVGAVDPGEPGHYPVCPLLRLTGLYCPGCGGLRGAHALAHGDLAAALRDNALAVGCYALFAVCWVVWCVRGRFPAARTWHAGALGAVALVFTIVRNFPFGGLLTP from the coding sequence GTGAGCGAACCATCGCCGACCGCCCCGGCCCCCGTGGCGAGGCGTCTCGTGGCACCTTTCGGTGTGCTCGCGGGCGTTCTCGCCGCCTTCGGCTACGTCGGCGCCGTCGACCCCGGGGAGCCCGGTCACTACCCCGTCTGCCCGCTGCTGCGGCTCACCGGGCTGTACTGCCCCGGCTGCGGCGGGCTGCGCGGTGCCCACGCCCTGGCCCACGGGGACCTGGCGGCCGCGCTGCGCGACAACGCCCTCGCCGTCGGCTGTTACGCCCTCTTCGCCGTCTGCTGGGTGGTGTGGTGCGTGCGCGGACGCTTCCCGGCGGCGCGGACGTGGCATGCGGGCGCGCTCGGCGCGGTGGCCCTGGTCTTCACCATCGTCCGGAATTTCCCGTTCGGGGGACTACTGACACCGTGA
- a CDS encoding DsbA family protein has protein sequence MSQRNREGKRGARERLREQRERERSRAKRKRTLGVLGAVVAVLAGAVGVGMVVSRTEDDSGKSGSSVVPPRGAVGKGRLVIPSGMAEKTGKAGQADKAGKPSPVTLKVYEDFRCPGCKQFEDVFRKTVHELQDEGRMKVEYHLVTIIDGNLGGTGSVRAANAAACAQDQDAGKFRAYHDVLYRHQSAETRDTYAKNARLIKLADQVPGLVTPAFRKCVEEGRHDAWVRKSNDVFAHSGYASTPTVLLGGKSVYGDPDKPLSPNKLKRMVLAAARD, from the coding sequence GTGAGTCAGAGAAACCGTGAGGGAAAGCGCGGCGCCCGAGAGCGCCTGCGGGAACAGCGCGAGCGGGAGCGGTCGCGCGCGAAGCGGAAGCGGACGCTGGGCGTCCTGGGGGCCGTGGTGGCCGTCCTCGCCGGGGCCGTGGGGGTGGGCATGGTCGTGTCCAGGACCGAAGACGACTCGGGCAAGTCGGGCAGCTCCGTGGTGCCACCGCGCGGAGCGGTCGGCAAGGGGCGCCTGGTGATCCCCTCGGGGATGGCGGAGAAGACGGGGAAGGCCGGGCAGGCGGACAAGGCCGGGAAGCCGTCCCCGGTGACCCTGAAGGTGTACGAGGACTTCCGCTGTCCCGGGTGCAAGCAGTTCGAGGACGTCTTCCGCAAGACCGTCCACGAGCTGCAGGACGAGGGCCGGATGAAGGTCGAGTACCACCTGGTGACGATCATCGACGGAAACCTCGGCGGCACCGGTTCGGTCCGGGCGGCGAACGCGGCGGCCTGCGCCCAGGACCAGGACGCCGGGAAGTTCCGGGCGTACCACGATGTGCTCTACCGCCATCAGTCCGCGGAGACCCGGGACACCTACGCGAAGAACGCCCGGCTGATCAAGCTCGCGGATCAGGTCCCCGGGCTGGTCACCCCCGCTTTCCGTAAGTGCGTCGAGGAGGGCCGGCACGACGCCTGGGTGCGCAAGTCCAACGATGTCTTCGCGCACTCCGGCTATGCGTCCACGCCGACGGTGCTGCTGGGCGGAAAGTCCGTGTACGGCGACCCCGACAAGCCGCTGAGCCCCAACAAGCTCAAGCGCATGGTCCTCGCGGCGGCCCGGGACTGA
- the lgt gene encoding prolipoprotein diacylglyceryl transferase has protein sequence MDLLAYIPSPSSGVIYLGPVPLRGYAFCIIIGVFVAVWLGGRRWVARGGRVGTVADIAVWAVPFGLVGGRLYHVITDYELYFTDGRDWVDAFKIWQGGLGIWGAIALGALGAWIGCRRRGIPLPAYADAIAPGIAFAQAIGRWGNWFNQELYGKETTLPWALKIDGDADAGRVAGTYHPTFLYESLWCIGVALLVIWADRRFKLGHGRAFALYVASYTVGRFWIEYLRVDDAHHVLGLRLNNWTSIVVFLAAVAYLVISAKKSPGREEVVEPAAVEDGADASGGGPAPATKTEASDAAPAGTGGADEAGAVAAEAEPSKKP, from the coding sequence ATGGACCTCCTCGCTTACATTCCCAGCCCGTCGTCCGGCGTGATCTATCTCGGCCCGGTTCCGCTGCGCGGCTATGCCTTCTGCATCATCATCGGCGTCTTCGTCGCGGTCTGGCTCGGCGGGCGGCGCTGGGTCGCCCGGGGCGGCCGCGTCGGCACCGTCGCCGACATCGCCGTCTGGGCGGTGCCCTTCGGCCTGGTCGGAGGCCGCCTCTACCACGTCATCACCGATTACGAGCTGTACTTCACCGACGGCCGTGACTGGGTGGACGCGTTCAAGATCTGGCAGGGCGGCCTCGGGATCTGGGGGGCCATCGCGCTGGGCGCGCTGGGCGCCTGGATCGGCTGCCGCCGCCGGGGCATCCCGCTCCCGGCCTACGCGGACGCCATCGCGCCCGGTATCGCCTTCGCCCAGGCGATCGGCCGCTGGGGCAACTGGTTCAACCAGGAGCTGTACGGCAAGGAGACCACCCTGCCGTGGGCGCTGAAGATCGACGGCGACGCCGACGCGGGCCGGGTGGCCGGCACGTACCACCCGACCTTCCTGTACGAGTCGCTGTGGTGCATCGGCGTGGCCCTGCTGGTGATCTGGGCGGACCGCCGCTTCAAGCTGGGGCATGGCCGTGCGTTTGCCCTCTACGTCGCGTCGTACACCGTGGGCCGCTTCTGGATCGAGTACCTCCGGGTGGACGACGCCCACCACGTGCTCGGGCTGCGGCTCAACAACTGGACGTCCATCGTGGTCTTCCTGGCCGCGGTGGCCTATCTGGTGATCTCCGCGAAGAAGTCCCCCGGCCGCGAGGAGGTCGTCGAGCCCGCCGCGGTCGAGGACGGCGCGGACGCGAGCGGCGGCGGACCGGCCCCGGCCACCAAGACCGAGGCGAGCGACGCTGCTCCGGCCGGGACCGGTGGCGCGGACGAAGCCGGTGCGGTGGCCGCCGAGGCGGAGCCCTCCAAGAAACCCTGA
- the trpC gene encoding indole-3-glycerol phosphate synthase TrpC: MSVLDEIIDGVRADLTERQARVTLDELKERAAKARPAKDGVAALKGDSVNVICEVKRSSPSKGALAAIADPAGLAADYEAGGASVISVLTEQRRFGGSLADLEAVRAKVDIPVLRKDFIVTSYQLWEARAYGADVILLIVSALEQEALVSLIERAVSIGLTPLVEVHDEEEVVRAVDAGARVIGVNARDLKTLQVDRSTFARVAPEIPDHIVKIAESGVRGPHDLIAYANDGADAVLVGESLVTGRDPKAAVADLVAAGAHPALRHGRD, from the coding sequence ATGAGTGTGCTCGACGAGATCATCGACGGAGTCCGTGCCGACCTCACGGAGCGGCAGGCGCGCGTCACCCTCGACGAGCTCAAGGAGCGGGCGGCCAAGGCCCGGCCGGCGAAGGACGGCGTCGCGGCGCTCAAGGGCGACAGCGTCAACGTGATCTGCGAGGTCAAGCGGTCCAGCCCGTCCAAGGGCGCGCTCGCCGCGATCGCCGACCCCGCGGGGCTCGCCGCCGACTACGAGGCGGGCGGCGCGTCCGTCATCAGCGTGCTGACCGAGCAGCGCCGCTTCGGCGGTTCGCTGGCCGACCTGGAAGCCGTAAGGGCCAAGGTCGACATTCCGGTGCTCCGTAAGGACTTCATCGTCACCTCGTACCAACTGTGGGAGGCGCGGGCGTACGGCGCCGACGTCATCCTGCTGATCGTCTCCGCGCTGGAGCAGGAGGCGCTGGTCTCGCTCATCGAGCGTGCCGTGTCCATCGGGCTGACGCCGCTGGTCGAGGTGCACGACGAGGAGGAGGTCGTCCGCGCGGTCGACGCCGGGGCCCGGGTCATCGGCGTCAACGCACGCGACCTCAAGACCCTCCAGGTGGACCGCTCGACCTTCGCACGCGTCGCCCCGGAGATCCCCGACCACATCGTCAAGATCGCGGAGTCGGGTGTGCGCGGTCCGCACGACCTGATCGCCTACGCGAACGACGGCGCGGACGCGGTGCTGGTCGGCGAGTCCCTGGTGACCGGACGCGACCCCAAGGCCGCGGTGGCCGATCTGGTGGCGGCGGGCGCCCACCCGGCGCTGCGCCACGGCCGGGACTGA
- the trpB gene encoding tryptophan synthase subunit beta yields the protein MSSDFFIPDPEGRVPSAEGYFGAFGGKFIPEALVAAVDEVAAEYEKAKTDPAFAAELEDLLVNYTGRPSALTEVQRFAEHAGGARVFLKREDLNHTGSHKINNVLGQALLTKRMGKSRVIAETGAGQHGVATATACALFGLECTIYMGEVDTQRQALNVARMRMLGAEVISVTSGSRTLKDAINEAFRDWVANVDRTHYLFGTVAGPHPFPALVRDFHRVIGVEARRQILERTGRLPDAVAACVGGGSNAIGLFHAFLPDESVRIVGFEPAGHGVETGEHAATLSQGEPGILHGSRSFVLQDEDGQITEPYSISAGLDYPGVGPEHAYLKDIGRAEYRAVTDDEAMRALRLLSETEGIIPAIESAHALAGALDLGRELGSDGLVLVNLSGRGDKDMDTAARYFGLYDQQSDQGAK from the coding sequence ATGTCCTCTGATTTCTTCATTCCCGACCCGGAGGGTCGAGTGCCCAGCGCCGAGGGCTATTTCGGCGCCTTCGGCGGCAAGTTCATCCCCGAGGCGCTCGTCGCCGCGGTCGACGAGGTCGCGGCCGAGTACGAGAAGGCCAAGACGGACCCCGCCTTCGCGGCCGAGCTCGAGGATCTGCTGGTCAACTACACCGGCCGGCCCAGTGCGCTGACCGAGGTGCAGCGGTTCGCCGAGCACGCCGGGGGCGCCCGGGTCTTCCTCAAGCGGGAGGACCTCAACCACACCGGCTCCCACAAGATCAACAACGTGCTGGGGCAGGCCCTGCTCACCAAGCGCATGGGCAAGTCCCGCGTCATCGCCGAGACCGGCGCCGGTCAGCACGGAGTGGCCACCGCCACCGCGTGTGCGCTGTTCGGGCTCGAATGCACCATCTACATGGGCGAGGTCGACACCCAGCGGCAGGCGCTCAATGTGGCGCGGATGCGGATGCTGGGCGCCGAGGTCATCTCCGTGACGTCCGGCAGCCGCACTCTCAAGGACGCCATCAACGAGGCGTTCCGGGACTGGGTCGCCAATGTGGACCGCACCCACTACCTCTTCGGCACGGTGGCCGGCCCGCACCCCTTCCCGGCGCTGGTGCGCGACTTCCACCGGGTGATCGGCGTGGAGGCGCGGCGGCAGATCCTGGAGCGGACCGGGCGGCTGCCGGACGCGGTCGCGGCCTGCGTGGGCGGCGGATCCAACGCGATCGGGCTGTTCCACGCCTTCCTGCCGGACGAGAGCGTGCGCATCGTCGGCTTCGAGCCCGCCGGGCACGGTGTGGAGACCGGGGAGCACGCGGCCACGCTGAGCCAGGGCGAGCCCGGGATCCTGCATGGCTCCCGGTCGTTCGTGCTGCAGGACGAGGACGGCCAGATCACCGAGCCGTACTCGATCTCGGCCGGTCTGGACTACCCCGGCGTCGGGCCGGAGCACGCGTATCTGAAGGACATCGGCCGCGCCGAGTACCGGGCGGTCACCGACGACGAGGCGATGCGGGCGCTGCGGCTGCTCTCGGAGACCGAGGGCATCATCCCGGCGATCGAGAGCGCCCACGCGCTGGCGGGCGCCCTGGACCTCGGCCGTGAGCTGGGGAGCGACGGCCTGGTGCTGGTCAACCTCTCCGGGCGCGGCGACAAGGACATGGACACGGCGGCTCGGTACTTCGGGCTCTACGACCAGCAGAGCGACCAGGGAGCGAAGTGA
- the gltB gene encoding glutamate synthase large subunit translates to MRSASHPARQGMYDPRNEHDACGVGFVATLTGEASHELVEQALTVLRNLEHRGATGSEPDSGDGAGILVQVPDAFLRASVTGFELPEAGAYAVGIAFLPEGETERAAAAEHIERLAAEEGLTVLGWREVPVAPELLGNGARSTMPVFRQLFVADGTSTGVALDRTAFVLRKRAEREAGVYFPSLSARTLVYKGMLTTGQLEPFFPDLSDRRFATAVALVHSRFSTNTFPSWPLAHPYRFVAHNGEINTVQGNRNWMRARESQLVSDLFGEKGLERTFPLCTPDASDSATFDEVLELLHLGGRSLPHSVLMMVPEAWENHPSMDPARRAFYQYHSTMMEPWDGPACVTFTDGVQVGAVLDRNGLRPGRYWVTDEGLVVLSSEVGVLDIDPARVVRKGRLQPGRMFLVDTAEHRIIEDDEIKAELAAEQPYGEWLEAGLIDLADLPEREHIVHTHASVTRRQQTFGYTEEELRVLLAPMAKAGAEPIGSMGTDSPIAALSERPRLLFDYFTQLFAQVTNPPLDAIREELVTSLISSLGPQGNLLEPTAASCRSVTLPFPVIDNDELAKLIHINADGDMPGLKAANLSGLYRVGGGGQALAARLDEICAEADRAIEDGARLIVLSDRHSDAEHAPIPSLLLTSAVHHHLIGTKQRAQVGLLVEAGDVREVHHVALLIGYGAAAVNPYLAMESVEDLVRAGTFLPGVEADTAIKNLIKALGKGVLKVMSKMGISTVASYRGAQVFEAVGLDESFVDTYFHGTATKIGGAGLDVVAKEVAARHAKAYPASGVPSAHRTLEIGGEYQWRREGEPHLFDPETIFRLQHSTRSRRYDIFKKYTERVNEQSERLMTLRGLFSFKGERPSIPIDEVESVGEIVKRFSTGAMSYGSISQEAHETLAIAMNQLGAKSNTGEGGEDSDRLHDPARRSSIKQVASGRFGVTSEYLVNADDIQIKMAQGAKPGEGGQLPGHKVYPWVAKTRHSTPGVGLISPPPHHDIYSIEDLAQLIHDLKNANPQARIHVKLVSEVGVGTVAAGVSKAHADVVLISGHDGGTGASPLTSLKHAGGPWELGLAETQQTLLLNGLRDRIVVQTDGQLKTGRDVVIAALLGAEEFGFATAPLVVSGCVMMRVCHLDTCPVGIATQNPVLRERYNGKAEFVVNFFEFIAEEVRELLAELGFRTLDEAIGHAELLDTARAVQHWKAQGLDLAPLLYVPELPEGAGRHQAIGQDHGLAKALDNQLIKLAADALDAESAEAAQPVRAQVAIRNINRTVGTMLGHEVTRTFGGAGLPDDTIDITFTGSAGQSFGAFVPRGVTLRLEGDANDYVGKGLSGGRIIVRPDRGADHLAEYSTIAGNTLAYGATGGEMFLRGRVGERFCVRNSGATVVSEGVGDHGCEYMTGGHALVLGPTGRNFAAGMSGGIAYVIDLDPDNVNVDLRSALGALDDTDKQWLHDAVRRHHEETGSTVAGALLDDWETALTRFSKIIPATYQAVLAAKDAAERAGLSESETTEKMMEAAING, encoded by the coding sequence ATGCGTTCCGCATCCCACCCCGCCCGCCAGGGGATGTACGACCCGCGCAATGAGCACGACGCCTGTGGCGTCGGCTTCGTGGCGACCCTCACCGGCGAGGCCAGCCATGAGCTCGTGGAACAGGCTCTCACCGTGCTGAGGAACCTCGAGCACCGCGGCGCCACCGGTTCCGAGCCCGACTCGGGCGACGGCGCGGGCATCCTCGTCCAGGTTCCGGACGCTTTCCTGCGGGCCAGTGTGACCGGCTTCGAGCTGCCCGAAGCCGGTGCCTACGCGGTGGGCATCGCGTTCCTCCCGGAGGGCGAGACCGAGCGCGCGGCCGCCGCGGAGCACATCGAGCGGCTCGCCGCCGAGGAGGGCCTGACCGTCCTCGGCTGGCGCGAGGTGCCCGTCGCCCCCGAGCTGCTGGGCAACGGCGCCCGCTCCACCATGCCCGTCTTCCGTCAGCTCTTCGTCGCCGACGGCACCAGCACCGGCGTGGCCCTGGACCGCACGGCGTTCGTGCTGCGCAAGCGCGCCGAGCGCGAGGCGGGGGTCTACTTCCCCTCGCTGTCCGCCCGCACCCTGGTCTACAAGGGCATGCTGACCACCGGCCAGCTCGAGCCGTTCTTCCCGGACCTCTCCGACCGCCGCTTCGCCACCGCCGTCGCGCTGGTCCACTCCCGGTTCTCCACCAACACCTTCCCGAGCTGGCCGCTGGCCCACCCGTACCGCTTCGTCGCCCACAACGGTGAGATCAACACCGTCCAGGGCAACCGCAACTGGATGCGCGCCCGGGAGTCCCAGCTCGTCAGCGACCTGTTCGGGGAGAAGGGGCTGGAGCGGACCTTCCCCCTCTGCACCCCGGACGCCTCCGACTCGGCGACCTTCGACGAGGTCCTGGAGCTGCTCCACCTCGGCGGCCGCTCGCTGCCGCACTCGGTGCTGATGATGGTCCCCGAGGCGTGGGAGAACCACCCCTCCATGGACCCGGCCCGGCGCGCCTTCTACCAGTACCACTCCACGATGATGGAGCCCTGGGACGGCCCGGCCTGTGTCACCTTCACCGACGGCGTCCAGGTCGGCGCCGTGCTGGACCGCAACGGTCTGCGGCCCGGACGCTACTGGGTCACCGACGAAGGCCTGGTCGTGCTCTCCTCCGAGGTCGGCGTCCTGGACATCGACCCGGCCAGGGTGGTCCGCAAGGGCCGGCTGCAGCCGGGCCGGATGTTCCTGGTCGACACCGCCGAGCACCGCATCATCGAGGACGACGAGATCAAGGCCGAGCTGGCCGCCGAGCAGCCGTACGGCGAGTGGCTCGAGGCCGGTCTGATCGACCTGGCCGACCTTCCCGAGCGTGAGCACATCGTGCACACCCACGCCTCGGTCACCCGCCGCCAGCAGACCTTCGGCTACACCGAGGAGGAGCTGCGCGTCCTGCTCGCGCCGATGGCCAAGGCCGGCGCCGAGCCGATCGGCTCGATGGGCACCGACTCGCCGATCGCCGCCCTCTCCGAGCGGCCGCGGCTGCTGTTCGACTACTTCACCCAGTTGTTCGCGCAGGTCACCAACCCGCCGCTGGACGCGATCCGCGAGGAGCTGGTCACCTCGCTGATCTCCTCGCTGGGCCCGCAGGGCAATCTGCTGGAGCCGACCGCGGCCTCCTGCCGCAGCGTCACCCTGCCCTTCCCGGTGATCGACAACGATGAGCTGGCCAAGCTCATCCACATCAACGCCGACGGGGACATGCCGGGTCTCAAGGCGGCGAATCTCTCGGGCCTGTACCGGGTCGGCGGCGGCGGTCAGGCGCTCGCCGCCCGGCTGGACGAGATCTGCGCCGAGGCCGACCGCGCCATCGAGGACGGCGCCCGGCTGATCGTGCTCTCCGACCGCCACTCGGACGCCGAGCACGCCCCGATCCCCTCGCTGCTGCTCACCTCCGCGGTCCACCACCACCTCATCGGCACCAAGCAGCGCGCCCAGGTGGGGCTGCTGGTCGAGGCGGGCGACGTCCGCGAGGTGCACCATGTCGCGCTGCTGATCGGCTACGGCGCCGCGGCCGTCAACCCGTACCTGGCCATGGAGTCGGTCGAGGACCTGGTCCGGGCAGGGACGTTCCTGCCGGGCGTCGAGGCCGATACCGCGATCAAGAACCTCATCAAGGCGCTCGGCAAGGGCGTCCTGAAGGTCATGTCCAAGATGGGCATCTCGACCGTGGCCTCCTACCGGGGCGCGCAGGTCTTCGAGGCCGTCGGCCTGGACGAGTCCTTCGTGGACACCTACTTCCACGGCACCGCCACCAAGATCGGCGGCGCGGGCCTGGACGTCGTCGCCAAGGAGGTCGCCGCCCGCCACGCCAAGGCGTACCCCGCCTCCGGCGTCCCCTCGGCCCACCGCACGCTGGAGATCGGCGGCGAGTACCAGTGGCGCCGGGAGGGCGAGCCGCACCTCTTCGACCCCGAGACGATCTTCCGGCTGCAGCACTCCACCCGGTCGCGTCGCTACGACATCTTCAAGAAGTACACCGAGCGGGTGAACGAGCAGTCCGAGCGGCTGATGACGCTGCGCGGTCTGTTCTCCTTCAAGGGCGAGCGCCCCTCGATCCCGATCGACGAGGTCGAGTCCGTCGGCGAGATCGTCAAGCGGTTCTCCACCGGCGCCATGTCGTACGGCTCCATCTCCCAGGAGGCGCACGAGACCCTCGCCATCGCCATGAACCAGTTGGGGGCCAAGTCCAACACCGGTGAGGGCGGCGAGGACTCCGACCGGCTGCACGACCCCGCGCGGCGCTCGTCGATCAAGCAGGTGGCCTCCGGCCGCTTCGGTGTGACCAGCGAATACCTGGTCAACGCCGATGACATCCAGATCAAGATGGCGCAGGGCGCCAAGCCCGGCGAGGGCGGCCAGCTCCCCGGCCACAAGGTCTACCCCTGGGTCGCCAAGACCCGGCACTCCACCCCGGGTGTCGGCCTGATCTCCCCGCCGCCGCACCACGACATCTACTCGATCGAGGATCTCGCCCAGCTCATCCACGACCTGAAGAACGCCAACCCGCAGGCCCGGATCCACGTCAAGCTGGTCTCCGAGGTCGGCGTCGGCACGGTGGCCGCGGGCGTCTCCAAGGCCCACGCCGATGTGGTGCTGATCTCCGGCCACGACGGCGGCACCGGCGCCTCGCCGCTCACCTCGCTCAAGCACGCGGGCGGCCCCTGGGAGCTCGGCCTCGCCGAGACCCAGCAGACGCTGCTGCTCAACGGGTTGCGCGACCGCATCGTGGTGCAGACCGACGGCCAGCTCAAGACCGGCCGTGACGTGGTCATCGCCGCACTGCTCGGTGCCGAGGAGTTCGGCTTCGCCACCGCGCCGCTGGTGGTCTCCGGCTGCGTCATGATGCGCGTCTGCCACCTGGACACCTGCCCGGTCGGCATCGCCACCCAGAACCCGGTGCTGCGCGAGCGCTACAACGGCAAGGCCGAGTTCGTGGTGAACTTCTTCGAGTTCATCGCCGAGGAGGTCCGCGAGCTCCTCGCCGAGCTGGGCTTCCGCACCCTGGACGAGGCCATCGGCCACGCCGAGCTGCTGGACACCGCCCGCGCCGTACAGCACTGGAAGGCGCAGGGCCTGGACCTCGCCCCGCTGCTGTACGTGCCCGAGCTGCCCGAGGGCGCCGGCCGCCACCAGGCGATCGGGCAGGACCACGGCCTGGCCAAGGCGCTCGACAACCAGCTCATCAAGCTGGCCGCCGACGCGCTGGACGCCGAGAGCGCCGAGGCCGCCCAGCCGGTCCGCGCCCAGGTCGCGATCCGCAACATCAACCGGACCGTCGGCACCATGCTCGGCCATGAGGTGACCCGGACGTTCGGTGGCGCGGGCCTGCCCGACGACACCATCGACATCACCTTCACCGGCTCGGCCGGCCAGTCCTTCGGCGCGTTCGTGCCCAGGGGCGTCACCCTGCGGCTCGAAGGCGATGCCAACGACTACGTGGGCAAGGGCCTCTCCGGCGGCCGGATCATCGTCCGCCCGGACCGGGGCGCGGACCACCTCGCCGAGTACTCCACCATCGCGGGCAACACCCTCGCGTACGGCGCGACCGGCGGTGAGATGTTCCTGCGCGGCCGGGTCGGCGAGCGGTTCTGCGTCCGCAACTCCGGCGCCACGGTCGTCTCCGAGGGCGTGGGCGACCACGGCTGTGAGTACATGACCGGCGGCCACGCGCTCGTCCTCGGCCCCACCGGCCGTAACTTCGCGGCCGGTATGTCCGGCGGCATCGCGTATGTGATCGACCTCGACCCGGATAACGTCAACGTCGATCTGCGGAGCGCCCTCGGCGCGCTGGACGACACCGACAAGCAGTGGCTGCACGACGCGGTGCGCCGCCACCACGAGGAGACCGGCTCCACCGTCGCGGGTGCGCTGCTCGACGACTGGGAGACCGCCCTCACCCGCTTCAGCAAGATCATCCCCGCTACGTACCAGGCCGTGCTCGCCGCCAAGGACGCCGCCGAGCGTGCCGGGCTCTCCGAGTCCGAGACCACCGAGAAGATGATGGAGGCGGCGATCAATGGCTGA
- the trpM gene encoding tryptophan biosynthesis modulator TrpM — METYARLARGCRPRGCRAPARRVRGRRVRYHIGCEPGQINGRRWRRTATR, encoded by the coding sequence ATGGAGACGTACGCGCGCCTGGCCCGGGGCTGTCGGCCCCGGGGCTGCCGCGCGCCCGCGAGGCGGGTGCGGGGGCGGCGCGTGCGCTACCACATCGGATGCGAGCCGGGACAGATCAACGGGCGGCGATGGCGTCGGACGGCAACGCGCTGA
- a CDS encoding VIT1/CCC1 transporter family protein has protein sequence MSVIDTAEPPHIAHRDNHTHRDVTGGWLRPAVFGAMDGLVSNLALMTGVAGGAVDRQTIVITGLAGLAAGAFSMAAGEYTSVASQRELVEAELEVERRELRKHPVDELEELAALYVSRGVEPALAREVAEQLSRDPEQALEIHAREELGVDPDDLPSPLVAAVSSFGSFALGALLPVLPYLLGASALWPAVLLALIGLFGCGAAVARVTARSWWYSGLRQLALGGAAAGVTYALGALFGTAVG, from the coding sequence ATGTCCGTCATCGATACCGCCGAGCCCCCGCACATCGCCCACCGCGACAACCACACCCACCGTGATGTGACCGGCGGCTGGCTGCGCCCCGCCGTCTTCGGAGCCATGGACGGACTGGTCTCCAACCTCGCGCTGATGACCGGTGTGGCCGGTGGCGCGGTGGACCGGCAGACCATCGTGATCACCGGTCTGGCGGGGCTGGCGGCCGGTGCCTTCTCCATGGCCGCCGGGGAGTACACCTCCGTCGCCTCACAGCGCGAGCTGGTCGAGGCCGAGCTGGAGGTGGAGCGGCGCGAGCTGCGCAAGCACCCCGTGGACGAGCTGGAGGAGCTGGCGGCGCTCTATGTGTCGCGCGGGGTGGAGCCGGCGCTGGCCCGTGAGGTGGCCGAGCAGCTCTCCCGCGACCCCGAGCAGGCGCTGGAGATACACGCCCGCGAGGAGCTGGGCGTGGACCCGGACGATCTGCCCTCACCGCTGGTCGCGGCGGTGTCCTCGTTCGGCTCCTTCGCGCTGGGCGCGCTGCTGCCGGTACTGCCGTATCTGCTGGGCGCCTCGGCGCTGTGGCCCGCCGTGCTGCTCGCGCTGATCGGGCTGTTCGGCTGCGGTGCGGCGGTGGCGCGGGTGACCGCCCGTTCCTGGTGGTACAGCGGGCTGCGGCAGCTCGCGCTGGGTGGCGCGGCGGCGGGTGTGACCTATGCCCTGGGCGCTTTGTTCGGAACGGCCGTAGGATGA
- the trpA gene encoding tryptophan synthase subunit alpha: MAGNLELLGSVLAGAKDEGRAALVGYLPAGFPSIDGGVDAMTAMIEGGCDIIEVGLPHSDPVLDGPVIQTADDIALRGGVKIRDVIRTVGEVHARTGAPILCMTYWNPVDRYGVERFAADLAEAGGAGCILPDLPVQESEIWRKAAEQHGLATVFVVAPSSRDERLAKITAAGSGFVYAASLMGVTGTRESVGQEARELVERTRGTTTLPVCVGLGVSNATQATEVAAFADGVIVGSAFVKRLLDAEGDTEAGLAGLRELAGELAEGVRAAR, translated from the coding sequence ATGGCCGGGAATCTGGAGCTGCTGGGATCCGTCCTGGCGGGCGCCAAGGACGAGGGGCGCGCGGCGCTCGTCGGCTATCTGCCCGCCGGTTTCCCCTCCATCGACGGTGGGGTGGACGCGATGACCGCCATGATCGAGGGCGGCTGCGACATCATCGAGGTCGGGCTGCCGCACAGCGATCCGGTCCTCGACGGGCCGGTGATCCAGACCGCCGACGACATCGCGCTGCGCGGCGGGGTCAAGATCCGCGATGTGATCCGCACAGTGGGGGAGGTGCACGCCCGGACCGGTGCCCCGATCCTGTGCATGACGTACTGGAACCCGGTGGACCGGTACGGCGTCGAGCGGTTCGCCGCCGATCTCGCCGAGGCGGGCGGCGCGGGCTGCATCCTGCCCGATCTGCCGGTCCAGGAGTCGGAGATCTGGCGGAAGGCCGCCGAGCAGCACGGTCTGGCGACCGTGTTCGTGGTCGCGCCCAGCAGCCGTGATGAGCGGCTGGCGAAGATCACGGCGGCGGGCAGCGGTTTCGTCTACGCGGCGTCCCTGATGGGCGTCACCGGAACGAGGGAATCGGTGGGCCAGGAGGCGCGCGAGCTGGTGGAGCGCACCCGCGGTACCACCACGCTTCCGGTCTGCGTGGGGCTCGGCGTCTCCAACGCCACCCAGGCCACCGAGGTCGCGGCGTTCGCCGACGGGGTCATCGTGGGCTCGGCCTTCGTCAAGCGGCTGCTGGACGCCGAGGGTGACACCGAGGCCGGTCTCGCGGGGCTGCGCGAGCTCGCGGGTGAGCTGGCGGAAGGCGTGCGCGCCGCCCGCTAG